From Plasmodium brasilianum strain Bolivian I chromosome 7, whole genome shotgun sequence, the proteins below share one genomic window:
- a CDS encoding thiamine pyrophosphokinase, with amino-acid sequence MKKKCMNTFKCIPMESRRKFSKLSQNYSSSKGNIKDVNFHYLNCHNSKNKPASFIHDLNFMKCILSNNGGKLREENSSIHEKEYLNKNSTKDGGKLITIILNNTLCGNSSNIISNSDILICADGGANRLYNLCGEVDKKKMQNEKCNVHKEREMYGKRHEIDSQKERQKLTESQIQTHKNNSMEKVDMNMLVTNRKESCTGEALKENKNKNFKSAESYTYEEDLHVNKDKLFYIFNKLCKKDQKSLKFRQNVLPDLICGDFDSINEHVYDYYKSKSVLFEKCENQENTDLDKCIEKIRQHVNNNDKILILGATGNRFDQTCANISSLYKSVSLNSLYLIGENNFLFLLKEGNHIIHINFQIFEKFCAILPIGGKCKVKTEGLKYNLNYDCLSFDALISSSNEIISNEVKIFNDSPIIWYSQLKNAELCVQCSG; translated from the coding sequence atgaaaaaaaaatgcatgaACACTTTCAAATGTATTCCTATGGAATCTAGAAGAAAATTTTCGAAACTAAGTCAAAATTATAGTTCATCAAAAGGAAACATAAAAGATGtgaattttcattatttgaattgtcataacagtaaaaataaaCCAGCCTCTTTTATCCATGAccttaattttatgaaatgtattttatcaaataatGGGGGAAAATTAAGAGAAGAAAATTCGTCTATACATGAAAAGGAATActtgaataaaaatagtacaaAGGATGGAGGAAAGCTAAtaactattattttaaataatacattatgTGGAAATTCATCGAATATTATTTCCAATTCGGACATTCTGATATGCGCGGATGGGGGTGCTAATCGGCTGTATAATTTGTGCGGGGAAGttgataaaaagaaaatgcaaaatgaaaaatgtaatgTACATAAAGAGAGGGAAATGTATGGAAAAAGGCACGAAATAGACAGCCAAAAAGAGAGACAAAAACTAACTGAATCACAAATACAAACGCACAAAAATAACAGTATGGAAAAGGTCGATATGAACATGTTAGTAACAAATAGAAAAGAGTCATGTACAGGTGAAGCATtaaaagagaataaaaaCAAGAATTTTAAAAGTGCAGAATCGTACACATATGAAGAGGATCTGCATGTAAATAAagacaaattattttatatatttaacaaacTATGTAAAAAAGATCAAAAAAGTCTAAAATTTCGTCAGAATGTTTTACCAGATTTAATATGTGGTGATTTTGATAGCATAAATGAACATGTGTATGATTATTATAAGAGCAAATCAGTTTTATTTGAGAAATGCGAAAATCAAGAAAACACAGACTTAGATAAGTgcattgaaaaaataagacaGCATGTtaacaataatgataaaatactAATTTTAGGAGCAACAGGAAATAGATTTGATCAGACGTGTGCAAATATTTCCTCATTATACAAAAGTGTTTCCTTAAATAGTCTTTATTTAATAGGGGAAAATAatttcttgtttttattaaaagaaggaaatcatattatacatataaattttcaaatttttgaaaaattttgtGCAATATTACCAATTGGAGGAAAATGTAAAGTTAAAACAGAAGGattgaaatataatttaaattatgattGCTTAAGCTTCGATGCTTTAATTAGTTCAtcaaatgaaattatttcaaatgaggtaaaaatttttaatgattCGCCAATAATATGGTATTCTCAGCTGAAAAATGCGGAATTGTGTGTGCAGTGTTCGGGTTGA
- a CDS encoding heptatricopeptide repeat-containing protein translates to MLRKGIVTKKNKIYFLWCINKVVKRNTCTTGNGYNSRIAGERYYDIRSIKDDEQLSKFYSLYNKSKPSDLYDDYIDLINSNLKGKCARSEVEGCLKIMKYVASATSLVHLMSSREYFNQNKSSKGSSSSSSSSSSSSSSSSSRSEYYKNSTNRATNTYSTSSTNRTNRTNNTNSTSTNNVYYIHNIGRARINKEDIIRSKENDRVCLKYFLNNNMYKFISELKKCDIWNYKEKNVNKDYMDYFIVFPLTYVHKKKNSNSSVSSSSFSPFLPSYHFDGTIFFSYIHKDNKNLFIDIVKRMDYNLLTSQEINNLLVVLTVLHHNNISMSTDKSNVIKNASNENVLYKNKEYINKKLLTSIFINIYKCISAKQNSISFLYLYDYLLLMCVNEIKNRDLYINIVNQLSNYVNVINKISNSNNSSKGEIEEPYDEADEITPHPGSHWDVPLVSNSGGSSSGSSSGSSSGSSSGSSSGSSSSSSSGSSSGSSSGSSSGSSSGSSSSSSSGSSSGSSSGSTSDSNRGNSRCSTDEEGAYKHSQSAPYCVGREKLNAEQQVNTRNESSLNEGECGEESYLDPDHHSSKANITDYNINEKLNQFSLNAIEYENEHFQLSRQNYLYMKNNLCTIKNKVLAKILLIYIMKYVFGHIDNNILYAHSDLLCDNLELIPPYMTTNFIFTIGTCKYIDEFCMFMLAKYVQNNIHTYTPNEITIIVNTYADAALEDVCFYETICDHIKYHFNNFSCTDIIKVVYALSKVRVRDLQLLKMAYAKINRYLEQRDKYLYMNSQLRGLDLKNGVNHFYATSIGGNRMSSKREGDNRVSDNRVSDIRVSDNRVRDNRVRDNRVSDYHFWGKKNNNIVINKYLCAYALIAAGKLDYYDEVNKLFLYLKESIQKDGIDIRGVLWMPIAITNFISFECIFHFLPIYVDLIYHAFKKTQSPKLLSLLIRRHSILLHTIETDIIPKQYIDKNTLNNLFFICKSKKDNSREKVFIPDSSTFHIEVSNALLSLDIPHKKEVNVYPFTIDIFIKTEANCEPTNIANNFNSYNQMANDDLNKEKKKIKKNKLFSYDEDTNFEHTFETKKVKNKAKNKNEVYTDVPFA, encoded by the coding sequence atgCTTCGAAAAGGTATAgtaacgaaaaaaaataaaatttattttctgtGGTGCATTAATAAAGTTGTTAAGAGAAACACATGTACAACTGGAAATGGTTATAACTCTAGGATAGCTGGAGAGAGATATTATGATATCAGAAGCATCAAAGACGATGAACAGCTAAGTAAATTCTATTCGTTATATAACAAAAGTAAACCAAGTGATTTATATGATGATTATATTGACTTAATTAATAGTAACTTAAAAGGTAAATGTGCAAGGAGTGAAGTAGAAGGATGtttgaaaattatgaaatacGTTGCTAGTGCAACATCATTGGTTCATTTGATGAGCTCCAGAGAGTACTTTAACCAAAATAAAAGCAGTAAgggtagtagtagtagtagcagtagtagcagtagtagcagtagcagtagcagtagtaggagcgaatactataaaaataGCACGAACAGAGCGACCAACACGTACAGCACTAGCAGTACTAACAGAACGAACAGAACGAACAACACAAATAGCACTAGCACGAATAATGTTTATTACATTCATAACATAGGGAGGGCAAGAATAAACAAAGAAGACATTATCCGAAGTAAGGAAAATGATCGGGTGTGCctgaaatattttcttaataataacatgtataaatttatttcagaattaaaaaaatgtgataTATGGAAttataaagagaaaaatgttaataaagaTTATATGGATTACTTTATTGTATTTCCTCTAACttatgttcataaaaaaaaaaatagtaatagctCCGTTTCTTCGTCTTCCTTTTCTCCTTTCCTCCCTTCTTACCATTTTGATggtactattttttttagttatattcacaaagataataaaaatttatttatagatATTGTTAAAAGGATggattataatttattaacttcacaagaaataaataatttgctAGTCGTGTTAACAGTCCTtcatcataataatatatccaTGTCAACAGACAAAAgtaatgttattaaaaatgcaTCAAACGAAAATGTTCTTTATAAGAATAaagaatacataaataaaaaattactcactagtatttttattaatatatataagtgtatTTCTGCAAAACAGAAttccatttcttttttgtatttatatgacTATCTTTTGTTAATGTGCGttaacgaaataaaaaatagggacctgtacataaatattgtGAACCAGCTGTcaaattatgtaaatgtaattaataaaataagtaacaGCAATAATAGTTCGAAGGGGGAAATCGAGGAGCCGTACGATGAGGCAGACGAAATCACCCCCCACCCAGGCTCACATTGGGATGTACCCCTGGTTAGCAATAGCGGCGGTAGTAGCAGCGGTAGTAGCAGCGGTAGTAGCAGCGGTAGTAGCAGCGGTAGTAGCAGCGGTAGTAGCAGCAGTAGTAGCAGCGGTAGTAGCAGCGGTAGTAGCAGCGGTAGTAGCAGCGGTAGTAGCAGCGGTAGTAGCAGCAGTAGTAGCAGCGGTAGTAGCAGCGGTAGTAGCAGCGGTAGTACTAGTGATAGTAACAGAGGCAATAGCAGATGCAGTACTGATGAGGAGGGTGCATATAAGCACAGTCAATCTGCTCCATATTGCGTTGGTAGAGAAAAGTTAAATGCAGAGCAACAAGTGAATACAAGAAACGAATCGTCGTTAAACGAAGGAGAATGTGGAGAGGAATCATACCTCGATCCTGATCATCATAGTAGTAAGGCCAATATAACAGATTATAacattaatgaaaaattaaaccAATTTAGCTTAAATGCGATAGAGTATGAAAATGAACATTTCCAGCTAAGTagacaaaattatttatatatgaagaataatttatgtactataaaaaataaggttTTAGCTAAGATactactaatatatataatgaaatatgtCTTTGGTCATATAgataacaatatattatatgcacaCTCAGACTTATTATGTGACAATTTAGAATTAATTCCACCATATATGActacaaattttatatttactattgggacatgtaaatatattgatGAATTTTGTATGTTTATGCTAGCTAAATATGTACagaataatatacatacatatactcCCAATGAAATTACTATAATTGTAAATACGTATGCTGATGCAGCATTAGAAGATGTATGTTTTTATGAAACCATTTGtgatcatataaaatatcattttaataatttttcttgcACTGATATAATTAAGGTAGTTTATGCCCTTTCAAAAGTGAGAGTGCGAGATTTACAATTGCTGAAAATGGcatatgcaaaaataaatCGATATTTAGAGCAAAGGGATAAATATCTTTATATGAACAGTCAGCTAAGGGGGTTGGATCTGAAAAATGGGGTGAACCATTTTTATGCCACTAGTATAGGCGGTAACCGCATGAGTAGCAAAAGAGAGGGTGATAACCGCGTAAGTGATAACCGCGTAAGTGATATCCGCGTAAGTGATAACCGCGTACGTGATAACCGCGTACGTGATAACCGCGTAAGTGACTACCACTTCTGGGGCAAAAAGAACAACAACATCGTCATCAATAAATACCTGTGTGCGTATGCCCTAATTGCAGCGGGAAAATTAGATTATTATGATGAAGTCAAcaaactatttttatatttaaaagagaGTATACAAAAGGATGGGATTGATATAAGGGGTGTGTTATGGATGCCAATAGCTATAACCAATTTTATAAGTTTTGAatgtatatttcattttttaccaATATATGTGGATTTAATTTATCatgcttttaaaaaaacacaGTCCCccaaattattatcattgttAATAAGAAGACATAGTATTTTGTTACACACCATTGAAACAGATATAATTCCGAAACaatatattgataaaaacacgttaaataatttattttttatatgtaaaagtaaaaaagataattcaAGGGAGAAAGTATTTATACCGGATAGCTCTACTTTTCACATTGAAGTGTCTAATGCTTTGTTATCATTAGATATACcacataaaaaagaagtcAACGTTTATCCATTTACTAtcgatatttttattaaaacagAAGCAAATTGTGAACCGACAAATATTGCAAACAATTTTAATTCGTATAATCAAATGGCTAACGATGATttgaataaagaaaaaaaaaaaataaaaaaaaataaattattctcaTATGACGAAGATACAAACTTTGAACACACTTTTGAAACGAAGAAGGTGAAAAATAAGGCCAAGAACAAAAACGAGGTGTACACTGATGTACCTTTTGCCTAG